The segment CGGACACCGGTTCCGCCCGCCGGCCCGGTGCCCGTGCACCGCCCCCGTCCGCCGAACGCCCCGCCCGAGCCGCCCGCACCGTCCGACCCGCTCCTCCCCGGCGCCTCCGCACCGGACCGCCGCGCACCGGGGCCGACGCCGCGCACAGCGCCCGGCCCGGCGCCCGGAACCCGGCCCGGCCGCTGCTGCCCGCGACCCGCCCCGGCCGCCATCCTGGGAAGCACGGCCCCGGCCCGCGTCCGGGCCCGGCCCCTTCCGGTTCCTGCCCGACCGACCCGTGCGGAGCGTGCCCCATGCCCGAGAACCGCCCCCCGTCCGAGCACCTCCCCTCCCCACTGATCGGCGCCGAGCGGCGCGAACTCCTGCTGCGCGAGGCGGTCCGCCAGGGCCTGCTCGACCCGGAGGAGACCCCGCTCGCCGCCTTCCTCGACCTGGACGCCGTCACCGGGACGGTCGCCGCCCTGCACGCCGCGTTCCCCGCCGCGCTGGACGTCCGACACGCCTTCGCCGCCAAGGCCAACCCGCTCGGACCGGTGCTGCGCCGGCTGCGCGCCCTGGGCATGGGCTGCGAGGTGGCCAGCCCGGGCGAGTTCGCGCAGGCCCTGGCCGCGGGCTTCCCGCCGGAGCTGATCGTGCTGGACTCCCCCGCCAAGACCCGCCGCGAACTGGCCCTCGCCCTGGACCTCGGCGTCACGGTCAACATCGACAACTGGCAGGAACTGGCCCGGATCGACGCCCTGCTGGCCGGCCGCCGCTCCGCCGCCCGGATCGGCGTCCGGATCAACCCGCAGGTCGGCGGCGGCAGCATCGCCGCGATGAGCACCGCCACCGCCACCTCCAAGTTCGGCATCCCGCTCGCCGACGCGGGCAACGCCACCCGCCTGATCGAGGCGTTCCGGGCCCGCCCCTGGCTCACCGAACTGCACTGCCACGTCGGCTCCCAGGGCGTCGACCTCGACCTGATGGCCACCGGCGTCGCCGCCACCGCCGCCTTCGCCGAACGGATCAACCGGGAACTGGGCCGCCGCCAGGTCACCGGCCTCGACATCGGCGGCGGCCTGCCCGTCAACTTCGCCGACGACCGGATCGCCCCCGGCTGGGACGCCTACGTGGACCGGCTGCGCACCCACGCCCCCGTCCTGTTCGACGGCCGCTACCGGCTGACCACCGAGTTCGGCCGCTCGGTGCTCGCCAAGTCCGGCTTCATCGCCTCCTACATCGAGTACACCAAGGAGGCCGGCGGCCGCCCCATCGCCATCGGCCACGCCGGCGCCCAGGTCGCCACCCGCACCGTCTTCATGCCCGACAGCTGGCCCCTGCGGATCAGCGCCCACCACCCCTCCGGCCGCACCAAGCACGGCACCCCCGTCCCCCAGGACGTGGCCGGCCCCTGCTGCTTCGCCGGCGACCTGATCGCCCGCGCCCGCCCCCTCCCCCGCCTCGACCCCGGCGACCTGATCTGCCTCCTCGACTGCGGCGCCTACTACCCCTCCAACCACTTCTCCTACAACTCCCTCCCCGAACCCCCCGTCCACGGCGCCACCACCACCCCCACCGGCACCGTCCACTTCACCCCCCTCCGCCCCGCCCAACCCCTCGAAGCCCTCCTCACCCCCACCCCCGCCTGACCGTCCGGGGGCCGACCACCCTGCGAAGGTGCTCAGTCGGCCGTCGACGGACCCGGGCGCTGTGCAGGGTTGGCCATCCCGACCACCGCGCTCACCGTCAGCAGCGCACCCGGGAGAGGTCGTCCAGGACCGGCCGAACGGTCGGCCCCCACCGCTCCGGGGGCCGGACCCGTCGACCAGGTACCGCTCGCGGCTCACGCCACCGTCTGGCCGTCGGTCCCGCCGAGGAGGTCGAACTCCCCGCCGGCCACGGCGTCCGCGAGCGCTGTCCGGCGGGCGAGTCTGACGGCTTCGAGCAGAGCGGCGTTCACCGTGGCCACCTTGGTGGAGGTGCCGAAGAACTGCTGTGCCTCGGCGAGGAGGTCGTCGTCGAGGTCGATGACCGTGCGCGTCATGGTCGTCCTTCCTTCCGTCAGCCGCCTCCATGATGTCGAGCCGACCCGCCATCCGATATCGAACAACGCGCACGGCCCTCCCCCGCGCGGTGCGGGGAAGGGCCGTGCGGCGGCCGGCGACGATGCGCAGGAGGCAGAAGGTGATGAAGCCGATGCCGTTGGTGATGAAAGTGGTCAACGTCTTGGGTGCGATGTCGGCCCGGCTACCTACTCGCCCCGCCGCTTCGCAGGCCGCACCGAGCTGGACGTAGACCCTGACCAGCTCGTTCGGGTCCTCTATGCCCGAGAGTCCGGGGGTACGGGTGGGCGGGTCGAGAGCCAGAAGTCGAAAGCCCCCGCACCCGCAAGTGTCTGGGGAGGCTGCGGTGCGGGGGTCGAGCCCGCCGGCGGGGGAAGCCGACGGGGGTACGAGGGCGCTTAAGGGCTCGTACCCACACCTGATGAGGAACGGCTGTCCGGACGTGATTACGCCGGAACCGGGGGAAGGTCCGAGAGGACACGTCCGGCTTGGTCCCGCGTGCGGAATCCGAGGCTGATGAGGGTGACGCTCTCCCCGGCGCCCAGGGGCGTCCGGCCGTGCGGTGTGAGCGCCCCGTCGAAGACGACACCGCTGCCCGCTGCGAGGTCACATTCGAGGTAGCCGGCGGCGCTGATGAAGACGGTGGTGCTCGCCTTGGCCGTCCCGGGGCGACGGGTACGCGCGAGGCAGATGATCAGGTTGGCTTCACCGAATCCGGCCTCGTCCACGTGGAA is part of the Kitasatospora cineracea genome and harbors:
- a CDS encoding diaminopimelate decarboxylase, producing MPENRPPSEHLPSPLIGAERRELLLREAVRQGLLDPEETPLAAFLDLDAVTGTVAALHAAFPAALDVRHAFAAKANPLGPVLRRLRALGMGCEVASPGEFAQALAAGFPPELIVLDSPAKTRRELALALDLGVTVNIDNWQELARIDALLAGRRSAARIGVRINPQVGGGSIAAMSTATATSKFGIPLADAGNATRLIEAFRARPWLTELHCHVGSQGVDLDLMATGVAATAAFAERINRELGRRQVTGLDIGGGLPVNFADDRIAPGWDAYVDRLRTHAPVLFDGRYRLTTEFGRSVLAKSGFIASYIEYTKEAGGRPIAIGHAGAQVATRTVFMPDSWPLRISAHHPSGRTKHGTPVPQDVAGPCCFAGDLIARARPLPRLDPGDLICLLDCGAYYPSNHFSYNSLPEPPVHGATTTPTGTVHFTPLRPAQPLEALLTPTPA
- a CDS encoding type II toxin-antitoxin system VapB family antitoxin yields the protein MTRTVIDLDDDLLAEAQQFFGTSTKVATVNAALLEAVRLARRTALADAVAGGEFDLLGGTDGQTVA